In Halobacteriovorax marinus SJ, the following proteins share a genomic window:
- the tatC gene encoding twin-arginine translocase subunit TatC: MSLVEHLEELRSTMVRVLIILAVSFIACYAFADIISEVLLSPLRSALKSGEGEVIYLGLLDKVLSQFQVAFWSSVIVSSPLWFWQVWKFVKPGLYEHEAKGVKPFIVVGFILFWLGISFGYFLVFPLTFETLMSFGVSNVKATISLKEYLVLASKVLVFLGIIFQLPNLLLILGFMGLVTKYSLRSVRSYVYVGFAALSAVLTPPDVITMLGLWLPLTVLFEVGILAVALVVHPYLERHHTS, translated from the coding sequence ATGTCCTTAGTTGAACATTTAGAAGAATTGCGCTCCACTATGGTGAGAGTTTTAATCATTCTAGCAGTGAGCTTCATTGCCTGCTATGCCTTTGCCGATATAATTTCGGAGGTTCTTCTCTCCCCACTGCGCTCGGCCCTTAAGAGCGGAGAAGGTGAGGTTATCTATCTCGGACTTCTAGATAAAGTTCTCAGTCAATTCCAAGTGGCCTTTTGGTCCAGTGTTATTGTTTCTTCTCCTCTATGGTTTTGGCAGGTTTGGAAATTTGTAAAGCCAGGCCTTTATGAGCACGAGGCCAAGGGAGTGAAACCATTTATTGTTGTGGGATTTATTCTCTTCTGGCTTGGGATATCATTTGGATACTTTCTGGTCTTTCCACTGACATTTGAAACCTTAATGAGCTTTGGGGTGAGTAATGTTAAGGCAACGATCTCACTTAAAGAGTACTTAGTTCTCGCATCTAAAGTTCTCGTCTTTCTTGGAATCATCTTTCAATTGCCCAATCTACTTTTAATACTAGGTTTTATGGGACTTGTAACAAAGTATTCTCTTAGGTCTGTAAGAAGTTATGTCTACGTAGGCTTTGCGGCCTTAAGTGCAGTTCTTACTCCGCCAGATGTTATTACAATGCTTGGACTGTGGCTTCCACTAACAGTTTTATTTGAAGTGGGTATCTTGGCCGTGGCCCTTGTTGTTCATCCTTACTTAGAAAGACATCACACTTCTTGA
- a CDS encoding (2Fe-2S)-binding protein, whose translation MGQFNQRPFLISSQASTLFNGEKFCVFLDINNKSRLEGMFFECPSDHIYFPYFNSLAEKLERCPLSKVEEKLSQWLGEHESFFKTQFLNLPNFLLMRAFSEYTGADFNIESLAGDVSDKLICRCFGVFESQIRDYVLANESASVLDIADNLKATIGCGSCMDDVGEVLLRVKNQGSLASGESRLDSEFNSDGTRIMPMGLNPSDFVLKIDELKRKWIKEQELQRYQLEIVGIKGHNIFFNIEPQDNRDYILQTFKEYVESKLNLALRFDFTV comes from the coding sequence ATGGGACAATTTAATCAGAGACCTTTTCTCATTTCTTCGCAGGCGAGTACGTTATTTAATGGAGAGAAGTTCTGTGTATTTCTGGACATAAATAATAAGTCTCGCTTAGAGGGAATGTTCTTTGAGTGCCCAAGTGATCATATTTATTTTCCATATTTTAATTCCTTAGCAGAAAAATTAGAGAGATGCCCTTTAAGTAAAGTGGAAGAGAAGCTCTCTCAGTGGCTAGGAGAGCATGAGAGTTTTTTTAAAACTCAATTTCTCAATCTCCCTAACTTTCTTTTGATGAGGGCCTTTAGCGAATACACTGGTGCAGACTTTAATATTGAGTCCCTCGCTGGAGATGTGAGTGATAAGTTAATTTGTCGCTGCTTCGGTGTCTTTGAGTCTCAAATTCGTGACTACGTTCTAGCTAATGAATCCGCATCAGTTTTAGATATTGCAGATAACCTCAAGGCCACTATTGGTTGTGGAAGTTGCATGGACGATGTGGGCGAGGTTCTTCTACGTGTTAAAAATCAAGGAAGTCTTGCAAGTGGAGAGAGTCGTCTCGATAGTGAGTTTAATAGTGATGGAACTCGCATCATGCCCATGGGACTTAATCCGAGTGACTTTGTGTTAAAGATAGATGAGCTTAAGAGAAAGTGGATTAAAGAGCAGGAGCTTCAACGCTATCAATTAGAAATCGTTGGAATTAAGGGCCATAATATTTTCTTTAATATAGAGCCTCAAGATAATAGAGATTATATACTGCAAACTTTTAAAGAGTATGTTGAGAGTAAGTTGAATCTAGCTCTTCGTTTTGACTTTACTGTCTAA
- the map gene encoding type I methionyl aminopeptidase — MISIKSSREIELMRATSKLASQTLEFIAPHVVPGVSTEELNKLCHDYILEHGAYPSPLNYHGFPKSICTSKNEVICHGIPSKKDVLKDGDILNIDVTTYLNKFHGDTNKTFLVGEVSPEVKKLVEVTYMCMREGINQVRPGAHIGDIGAVIQEIAHGHGYSVVEEYCGHGIGREFHEEPQVVHVGRKGTGPEIKPGMTFTIEPMINLGNRHCKVLKDNWTVITKDKKWSAQFEHTILCTDEGHDILTLRSDEEKEFSL; from the coding sequence ATGATATCAATAAAGTCATCGAGAGAAATTGAACTGATGAGAGCAACTAGTAAGTTAGCGTCTCAAACACTTGAGTTTATAGCACCTCATGTTGTACCGGGTGTTTCGACAGAAGAGCTTAATAAATTATGCCATGACTATATCTTAGAGCATGGGGCCTATCCTTCTCCTTTAAATTATCACGGTTTTCCAAAGTCTATTTGTACTTCAAAGAATGAAGTCATTTGTCATGGAATCCCGTCTAAGAAAGATGTATTAAAGGACGGAGATATTTTAAATATTGATGTCACAACTTATTTGAATAAATTCCACGGCGATACTAATAAGACCTTTCTAGTAGGAGAGGTATCACCGGAAGTTAAGAAATTAGTTGAAGTTACATATATGTGTATGCGTGAAGGAATCAACCAAGTTCGCCCTGGAGCGCATATCGGTGATATCGGAGCAGTTATTCAAGAAATTGCTCACGGTCATGGTTACTCTGTAGTGGAGGAGTATTGTGGTCATGGAATTGGAAGAGAATTTCACGAAGAGCCACAAGTTGTTCACGTCGGTCGCAAAGGGACTGGTCCAGAGATCAAGCCTGGCATGACGTTTACAATTGAGCCAATGATCAATCTTGGCAATAGACACTGCAAAGTCTTAAAAGATAATTGGACAGTTATTACAAAAGACAAGAAGTGGTCAGCACAATTTGAACATACAATTCTATGTACAGATGAAGGTCACGATATACTAACTCTTAGATCAGATGAAGAGAAAGAATTTAGCCTTTAA
- a CDS encoding YiiX/YebB-like N1pC/P60 family cysteine hydrolase, whose protein sequence is MKGVKLFKILIVFGLLHSVYANKQLLKDIENPDDLYRFSAGAIGKLEVERGNDLQSFIKNRITLETFNYLLKRVDGVSAHLADKLRSSLSNARVINGEEVYQMSTLINIYHGISVKISELNTYAKPRDLDDFLEGEDQLAIGRDLIWLATYSKLYNSFYQNYLNYYMHLNLRKIIKNLFITKENSGQKIEELKVTIAHILEKDNRKTAKKFFKKYMTMRDSLLKFNIDMNYEVQQLIDQIEEDGAVTSILSKDTIKISNFTITDTLANFFGKVTNVISGVFGNLVGKVRWRHGNFYKDNIVKEKLLKELRPLDLLFEKTPFALTDTFIPGHFGHAALYLGTEEQLKEIGLWDSPIIRPYQKNIQNGEIIVEAIRPGVGLTTMEKFLEIDEIAILRQDTIHYDYEEMQQVYKRALDQIGKKYDFNFDVETTDKIVCSELLFFAYGKINWPTVYILGRPTISPDNLAELAFYDNTPINFVLNYWSKKRGTLIEGKIEDLAKNIGFAIDPERSGPHKKAFHKKDYRCKTVFSNSLRSSSRRSRRIQYRQCKTVYERKVYNSAENYRESHNGYFK, encoded by the coding sequence ATGAAAGGGGTAAAACTATTCAAGATTCTAATTGTTTTTGGTCTCTTGCACTCGGTTTATGCCAATAAACAGCTACTTAAAGACATAGAGAATCCAGATGATCTCTACCGCTTTAGTGCTGGCGCTATTGGAAAGCTCGAAGTTGAACGTGGTAATGACCTACAGAGCTTTATAAAAAACAGGATTACTCTTGAAACTTTTAACTATCTACTAAAAAGAGTAGATGGTGTCTCTGCTCACCTCGCTGATAAACTCAGAAGTAGTCTCTCCAATGCTAGAGTCATCAATGGAGAAGAAGTCTATCAGATGTCTACCCTCATCAATATTTACCACGGCATTAGTGTAAAGATAAGTGAGCTAAACACCTACGCAAAGCCTAGAGATCTAGATGACTTTCTTGAGGGTGAAGATCAATTGGCCATTGGAAGAGACCTAATTTGGCTAGCGACTTATTCAAAGCTCTACAATAGTTTTTACCAGAATTATCTAAACTATTATATGCACCTCAATTTAAGAAAGATCATTAAGAACCTCTTTATAACCAAAGAGAATTCAGGTCAAAAAATTGAAGAACTCAAAGTAACGATTGCCCATATCTTAGAAAAGGATAATAGGAAAACAGCGAAGAAGTTCTTCAAAAAGTATATGACAATGAGAGATTCCCTTCTGAAGTTCAATATAGATATGAATTATGAAGTACAGCAGCTCATTGATCAAATTGAAGAAGACGGTGCTGTCACAAGTATCTTGTCAAAGGATACAATTAAAATTTCAAATTTTACTATTACAGATACACTTGCAAATTTCTTTGGGAAAGTTACAAATGTTATAAGTGGTGTCTTTGGAAACCTTGTGGGTAAAGTAAGATGGCGTCACGGAAACTTCTACAAAGACAATATTGTTAAAGAAAAACTTTTAAAAGAGCTCAGGCCTCTAGATCTTCTCTTTGAGAAAACTCCCTTTGCCCTAACAGATACTTTTATCCCTGGGCACTTTGGTCACGCGGCTCTCTACTTAGGGACAGAAGAACAACTAAAAGAAATAGGACTTTGGGATAGCCCTATCATAAGACCGTATCAAAAGAATATTCAAAATGGTGAGATTATTGTTGAGGCGATTAGACCAGGTGTTGGCCTTACAACGATGGAGAAATTTTTAGAAATAGACGAGATTGCCATACTTAGACAAGACACGATTCACTATGACTATGAAGAGATGCAACAAGTATATAAAAGAGCACTAGATCAAATTGGAAAGAAGTATGACTTCAATTTCGATGTAGAGACTACTGATAAAATTGTTTGCTCAGAACTTCTCTTCTTTGCTTACGGTAAGATAAATTGGCCGACAGTCTACATACTGGGAAGACCGACAATCTCGCCAGATAATTTAGCTGAGCTTGCGTTCTATGATAATACACCAATTAATTTTGTTCTAAATTATTGGTCAAAGAAGCGAGGAACACTTATTGAAGGTAAGATTGAGGATCTCGCAAAGAATATAGGTTTTGCCATTGATCCAGAGAGAAGTGGACCTCATAAGAAGGCTTTTCACAAGAAAGACTATCGATGTAAGACGGTATTCTCTAACTCTCTTAGATCTTCTAGTAGAAGAAGTAGACGTATACAATATAGACAATGTAAAACTGTCTATGAAAGAAAGGTCTACAATTCGGCCGAGAACTATAGAGAGTCTCACAATGGATACTTCAAATAA